The DNA region cggataagccacaaacgctaaaccatttggaagacaacattcgccgtgttattgccgatatacggccaaatgttggaaaaagtcattgcaaattggacgtccagattggactacatccgagccagccgtggcggtcatatgccagaaatcatatttaaaatgtaatgccacaagattatctttcatgtcaataaaattcatgtcaatcgaataatccatcgttgttttattgcaatttaaagttctatacctctaaaaaaaacaccctatataagcTGCTAAGCTAAAAGTATGTGAATACCTGGAACTGAATCCAGATTACTTTTTTAAACTCCGTGGGTGTAGGTGGATGACTGGGAATCACTTGATCGAACCATTACCCACAGTCGCTGTTGTTAGTGTGTGGCTGTATGATAGCTGCCTTCTGCACTTGCAATTGCACTTGACACCAATTGCTCGACTGACACAATCAAAACTCAAGTACTTCGCAATTGCCGACGATGCGAAGCCTATTTGGATCGAACATGTGGCACGCACTCAACTAAAGTGGCACAACTCGATTTGTATATTGGATGATTTAAATATAACCTTTATAACCTAAAATATTACCTTTAAAACTATCGATCTagatattgatactatttTGTTGCTTAGTTTTAGTTTATGTCAAAGTATTTAAGTTCAATTTCTGAAGGAGATATCTACAACATTACTACCTAAGTCCGCACTTTTACAAGTGGCCAACAAGAAATGTCGTtgaactattttaaaaatgttttcttaatCGTGgttgtttttcaattattgtAAAACGtttgaataaaatatgttGTGCCACTTTTGTTAAAGGCGTGCAGTATGGGGAACTGGTTGTAGAGACGCTGAGGAGGAGGTGCTTTGCTCGTGGACTCACCTTGAAGAGGCTGCCGCAGCTGATCCTGCGGCTAGCTGCCGGCGAGCTGCTGAGGAATCGGGCGTGCTCCGGATCGAGGGTCAGCTGGTTGGGATTGAAGCCGGAGTGCCGGCGGTCCTTGTCCTTGTCGAACTCGCGGACAGCCAGACCGGGGGCGTGGCTCGAGTGGCGCCTGATCTCAGAGGCGTTCATAGCTCGCACCCCCAGCATGCCGGAGCAGTTCATGGACACGGCCATGGCTCCGCCGGAGGAGACCGGCATGAGCGATGCCGTGGGCTTGATGGAGTCGCCGCGCAACGGCGTCGGCGGCCTCACAACAACACTTATCTGTGGATAGTTGGGATTTACATCATCAAAGGATTCTTTCTTACACGACTCATCAAAAGTAATGCGCTTTACATCTTGTCCATGGCCCGATTTCTTCGTGGGCGATGTCGACGTGGTCAAGATCGTATTGGGCTTcatgctgctgttgatgttgcgCACTGTGGCATCAATGTCGTGTATTTCTATTTTGATGGCCGTCTGCGCGGACAGCTCGTCCTCGCTGGTGGTGGCCAGTAAATTGGGCCCTTTATTCGTTGGAGTTTGCTGCTGTTCTGGATATTCGGTATCGTTGTCTCCgtctcgttgttgttgttctatCATAAGCTGCTGTTGAGATACGATTTCAGTGGTTGTAgtgggtttgggttttttcAGTGAGATGCGCTTTTTGGGACGCTTCATCGGGAGCAGGATTATATTAAGTAGTCGATGGTTTCGTACATTGTAGGATTGGTTTTGGTTTAAGTTCGGTTTGGTTGGGTTTGGTTTCGTTAGTTTAGTTAGTTCGATTTTGGACGGGTTAATATTTAGATGTTGTTAGATGTTGGTTAATTCGATTCAAcagccgaaaaagaaaagtttaagAAAGAAGCAAACGTAGAGCAACAAAGAGTTTACCATAAGTGGCCATATCTCATCACTGCCATACAGACAACCATACAGAACAACTCTAGATACACTCGCTATTCACAATCTAAACATACAGCTAATCAAACTTGATCGGCTATACCTACCTTGAAGCTTTGACGCGCTATATCGTTACCTTCCACGAACTGCGCCAGACTGCAGTAACGCGGTGGCTCCCGCATCTTCTGGTCGTCACACCTATTGTCTATCTCGAAAACGATATTCTCAAATCCGAATTGCTGGGGATTGTCATCGCTGTCCATTCGCGCCAATCGCGCAATTCTCGGTGGAGAGGAGTTGCGACGGCGCGGATGGGCCTGGGTGCGGCTTAAGGCGCTCAATGACTTTTTGCGTGGAGGTTTCGGTGGCCCCGCATGCTCCGAGCAGAGAGTAGTTGTGTCGTCGGTAAGTGTGTTGTCTTGTAGGGCATAGGTTATATCGTGACCCAGTACCGAGCTTATGTCGTCCATTATGCTCTCGCCAGGCATGGCCTCTGTTTCATCGCTCGTCTCTGGGGAGTCGATGTGTGTGAAGTTGCTTGCATCCATATTCTGGATTAAAGAGAAagtacaaaaattaaacagaTAAAGTAGTGGTCTAAGTGGTCtcaataaaattttaacaaattataaCTATTCTCACCTGAATAATATCACCCACTGTTTGACCTGCGTCTTGCTTGTCAAATATTTCAGAAGCCACGCTGCACTCCTCATTGCTAATAGCAGACAGAATATCGCTAGCTTCACCACCAAGATCATCGGAAGAGGATTGCTCCTGTAAGGATTAAAACAAGGTTGGCGTCATGGTGCGGATGGAACTTTTCGACAATGAGACACGTACGGTAGTGGTTTGTGCATCGGTATCAATGATTGTAATGCTGGCGCTTGAGTAAACATTTTGGGTGTTTGGGGTAACGGCAACGCCGGGTACCTGAAGGTTGCATGTGTGAACCAGCCTCTCGGCAGGTATGCTGTCCTCCTTCGCCACACAATTATCCTTTTCCTTGTCGATCTCCACGGTTTTGTCATTCTCCTTGTCCTTTTCCTTGTCTTTGTCCATTTCTCGGGTCATGTAGTAAGTACGCTCGAAAACCTCGTGAGGACGGTAATCGCATAAGGGGTCCACGATCGGTTCCCCAGTGTGGATCGGAACCCTCAGGAAGTCCACTTTGCGCTCGGTGGGCGTATTTTCACCGCCATCACTGCAGGGTGACAAACGATTACCGGCATCATCGATATTAGCTCCACCGGTCAGGGACATGCGACATCTTCGGTACATGGTCTCCCCATTGGCACCCTCCTCGATCTCCTGGATCACTTCCACACCGGAGCTCCTACGACTATCCGCAAATTGCCGCGGAGCCGGCAAATTGATGCTGTTAAAGAAGTTCTCATCCACGGAATCTCGTCGGGTATCAGGCAGAGGGGAAATGCAGGTGAGTCGTGAGGTTTCCATGGTGGGAGAGATAATGTTTATGGGTGGTATTATCGGTAAAGGGGAGGTGCAGGGCGATGATTCTCCGGATGCGGTTGTAGGTAGCTTAAGAGCCTCAAACGGTGTGATCGACAACTTTCGCTGGTAGCGTTTAGGACGTCCCGGTTCCGAGTGCTCCACTACATTGTAGATGGCCCGCTTGACGCTATTGGCACGGCACTGGAGAGCCTCTTTCTCGCTAGAGCGAAGTGACCGACTATTTCTGCGCTCCTTTGTATTAATTTGATCCTTTTCCGTCTTTTCGATTGATATGTTTGGGTTGCTGGTAGTGAGAGGTTTTAGATAATAATTTGCCATTACTtagtatttaattttttgaataGAGAGTTAAAAAAGTAGTAGAAAGACGAGAGTTACTCACAGCAGATAGGCGCTGGATCCTGGTGTCACCGGAATACTTCTCGCAATAAGACTCCTTATGGTGGCTATCAAATCGTCGCCACTGTGGGCACCCATTTCCTCCTCCTGCAGAGCATCCAGCAGCATGTTTAGTTTCTGCCTGAGGATTTCACACTTAACGGCCAGCTGTTCGTCATCCTTGTGGTGTTCCGAGATGCGGCATACCAGGTCGTCAACGGTATCGCAAAGATTCCGCGTGGAGCTGATTAGGGTCTGGGTGTCACTGGTTTCCACTATGAAACGCAGGTGGTGGTTGGCCGATGTCACCATACCAGTGAGCATCGCTTCTTGCTCAGTGCTGATGGACATCTTGGGTGTTTTGGGTACGGGAATAGCCTTTTCGAATACCATGATGCTCCAGCGATCCAGCATTTTGGTGCTGGCTGACTCGTAGCGCTCTAGAATCTGCGGCAGGTGGGTGTCGTCGTCACAGCTAGAGCCCCAACCCAAAACTCTGGCAAGATCGTTGCCCGTCCCCAACGGCATCACGGCCACCTGACATTGTTTCTGTTCATTTAGagataaaaaaaacacatattttataaatacattataaaatgttaaattggTAAATGTAATGTATTAATGTGATTAATGTATCGGTAAGAAGTATCTTTACTAATACGATCGGATGGGAAAAGCTGTGAAtaattatgtacatatatcaaaACTTACATGCATGTTGAAGCGATCGATCTCGCTAAGAACCCAGCCCACTGATCCGTCACCGGAGCAGACCAGGATACGGAACATCTCGAAGTGCCGAAAGAGCCGCAATCCCAGGCTCGGCCCCGTAGAGATTAGATCAAAGACTTGTGCAGGATTTAGTAGCTGCTTGAAGCGCCGCAGGAACTTCACTCCTTGATTGTCCCCAGACTTGGAGTTCACGAAGACCAGCAGTGGCGAGAAGTTGCCCTTGGGACTGGCCACATCccaggcgtcatcggtgctAATGGAGTGCACGCTGGTTGGGGGAACCACAGACAACTTGGCAGGT from Drosophila santomea strain STO CAGO 1482 chromosome 3R, Prin_Dsan_1.1, whole genome shotgun sequence includes:
- the LOC120452160 gene encoding diacylglycerol kinase eta isoform X6 produces the protein MAHLKLDTLHVQRSPRGSRRSSPSSGRSSACSSGSLSPVPIIPIISISHDGDESESESEIETEPARLFQRRMSTKCTSNLTAIIKEGFLLKHTWSFQRWRRRYFRLKRNMLFYAKDEKCDVFDDIDLSDLCYFECGIKNVNHSFQIITPTRSLVLCAESRREMEDWLGSLKTATAPQRPRGDSFLIEQHDILSNHHHWYATSHARPTYCNVCRDALSGVTSHGLSCEVCKCKVHKRCAAKSIANCKWTTLASVGKDIIEQADGIIMPHQWMEGNLPVSSMCAVCKKTCGSVLRLQDWRCLWCRATVHVACRPQMAVACPIGPAKLSVVPPTSVHSISTDDAWDVASPKGNFSPLLVFVNSKSGDNQGVKFLRRFKQLLNPAQVFDLISTGPSLGLRLFRHFEMFRILVCSGDGSVGWVLSEIDRFNMHKQCQVAVMPLGTGNDLARVLGWGSSCDDDTHLPQILERYESASTKMLDRWSIMVFEKAIPVPKTPKMSISTEQEAMLTGMVTSANHHLRFIVETSDTQTLISSTRNLCDTVDDLVCRISEHHKDDEQLAVKCEILRQKLNMLLDALQEEEMGAHSGDDLIATIRSLIARSIPVTPGSSAYLLNPNISIEKTEKDQINTKERRNSRSLRSSEKEALQCRANSVKRAIYNVVEHSEPGRPKRYQRKLSITPFEALKLPTTASGESSPCTSPLPIIPPINIISPTMETSRLTCISPLPDTRRDSVDENFFNSINLPAPRQFADSRRSSGVEVIQEIEEGANGETMYRRCRMSLTGGANIDDAGNRLSPCSDGGENTPTERKVDFLRVPIHTGEPIVDPLCDYRPHEVFERTYYMTREMDKDKEKDKENDKTVEIDKEKDNCVAKEDSIPAERLVHTCNLQVPGVAVTPNTQNVYSSASITIIDTDAQTTTEQSSSDDLGGEASDILSAISNEECSVASEIFDKQDAGQTVGDIIQNMDASNFTHIDSPETSDETEAMPGESIMDDISSVLGHDITYALQDNTLTDDTTTLCSEHAGPPKPPRKKSLSALSRTQAHPRRRNSSPPRIARLARMDSDDNPQQFGFENIVFEIDNRCDDQKMREPPRYCSLAQFVEGNDIARQSFKQLMIEQQQRDGDNDTEYPEQQQTPTNKGPNLLATTSEDELSAQTAIKIEIHDIDATVRNINSSMKPNTILTTSTSPTKKSGHGQDISVVVRPPTPLRGDSIKPTASLMPVSSGGAMAVSMNCSGMLGVRAMNASEIRRHSSHAPGLAVREFDKDKDRRHSGFNPNQLTLDPEHARFLSSSPAASRRISCGSLFKPNEALPNLQTLKGSKSSLFMGSTLFGFDHLASAEKDRDEKGGKDKDKTPTEETNRKLPIINPLVRLPNWPNLANGGGFISKCLLANADTLCAAVSPLMDPDETLLAGYHEKCVMNNYFGIGIDAKISLDFHNKREEHPEKCRSRARNYMWYGVLGSKQLLQKTCKNLEQRVQLECDGQRIPLPELQGIVILNIPSFMGGTNFWGSSKKDDIFLPPSFDDRVLEVVAVFGSVQMAASRLINLQHHRIAQCQSVQINILGDEEIPIQVDGEAWLQPPGMIRILHKNRVQMLCRNRSLELSLKSWQEKQRQHSISIQRDASSTASEHANSTDEVISERECYVLLNFIEAVSSLVKWVKFLIISHPALQHDLYEVACRASEALESIHPQGKLLEGPSLRTKLVEVIDSSRQLYDDACTLLRDRGHSLILREDLETKLSAALANMEMELKKCSVQKCIDGKLRAYFNVLAPNEESDGRRKSRPFWVRLRSGSTAGQQAFKPPLTNTREAASNWSVNEVVTWLETMQLSEYVDSFLKNDIRGKELLTLGRRDLKDLGVVKVGHVKRILQAIKDLSEN
- the LOC120452160 gene encoding diacylglycerol kinase eta isoform X8; the protein is MAHLKLDTLHVQRSPRGSRRSSPSSGRSSACSSGSLSPVPIIPIISISHDGDESESESEIETEPARLFQRRMSTKCTSNLTAIIKEGFLLKHTWSFQRWRRRYFRLKRNMLFYAKDEKCDVFDDIDLSDLCYFECGIKNVNHSFQIITPTRSLVLCAESRREMEDWLGSLKTATAPQRPRGDSFLIEQHDILSNHHHWYATSHARPTYCNVCRDALSGVTSHGLSCEVCKCKVHKRCAAKSIANCKWTTLASVGKDIIEQADGIIMPHQWMEGNLPVSSMCAVCKKTCGSVLRLQDWRCLWCRATVHVACRPQMAVACPIGPAKLSVVPPTSVHSISTDDAWDVASPKGNFSPLLVFVNSKSGDNQGVKFLRRFKQLLNPAQVFDLISTGPSLGLRLFRHFEMFRILVCSGDGSVGWVLSEIDRFNMHKQCQVAVMPLGTGNDLARVLGWGSSCDDDTHLPQILERYESASTKMLDRWSIMVFEKAIPVPKTPKMSISTEQEAMLTGMVTSANHHLRFIVETSDTQTLISSTRNLCDTVDDLVCRISEHHKDDEQLAVKCEILRQKLNMLLDALQEEEMGAHSGDDLIATIRSLIARSIPVTPGSSAYLLNPNISIEKTEKDQINTKERRNSRSLRSSEKEALQCRANSVKRAIYNVVEHSEPGRPKRYQRKLSITPFEALKLPTTASGESSPCTSPLPIIPPINIISPTMETSRLTCISPLPDTRRDSVDENFFNSINLPAPRQFADSRRSSGVEVIQEIEEGANGETMYRRCRMSLTGGANIDDAGNRLSPCSDGGENTPTERKVDFLRVPIHTGEPIVDPLCDYRPHEVFERTYYMTREMDKDKEKDKENDKTVEIDKEKDNCVAKEDSIPAERLVHTCNLQVPGVAVTPNTQNVYSSASITIIDTDAQTTTEQSSSDDLGGEASDILSAISNEECSVASEIFDKQDAGQTVGDIIQNMDASNFTHIDSPETSDETEAMPGESIMDDISSVLGHDITYALQDNTLTDDTTTLCSEHAGPPKPPRKKSLSALSRTQAHPRRRNSSPPRIARLARMDSDDNPQQFGFENIVFEIDNRCDDQKMREPPRYCSLAQFVEGNDIARQSFKQLMIEQQQRDGDNDTEYPEQQQTPTNKGPNLLATTSEDELSAQTAIKIEIHDIDATVRNINSSMKPNTILTTSTSPTKKSGHGQDVKRITFDESCKKESFDDVNPNYPQISVVVRPPTPLRGDSIKPTASLMPVSSGGAMAVSMNCSGMLGVRAMNASEIRRHSSHAPGLAVREFDKDKDRRHSGFNPNQLTLDPEHARFLSSSPAASRRISCGSLFKKKNKKIATKRSYGLFSVRFFVVAEPDFRLATLALIRPLIPLPNEALPNLQTLKGSKSSLFMGSTLFGFDHLASAEKDRDEKGGKDKDKTPTEETNRKLPIINPLVRLPNWPNLANGGGFISKCLLANADTLCAAVSPLMDPDETLLAGYHEKCVMNNYFGIGIDAKISLDFHNKREEHPEKCRSRARNYMWYGVLGSKQLLQKTCKNLEQRVQLECDGQRIPLPELQGIVILNIPSFMGGTNFWGSSKKDDIFLPPSFDDRVLEVVAVFGSVQMAASRLINLQHHRIAQCQSVQINILGDEEIPIQVDGEAWLQPPGMIRILHKNRVQMLCRNRSLELSLKSWQEKQRQHSISIQRDASSTASEHANSTDEVISERECYVLLNFIEAVSSLVKWVKFLIISHPALQHDLYEVACRASEALESIHPQGKLLEGPSLRTKLVEVIDSSRQLYDDACTLLRDRGHSLILREDLETKLSAALANMEMELKKCSVQKCIDGKLRAYFNVLAPNEESDGRRKSRPFWVRLRSGSTAGQQAFKPPLTNTREAASNWSVNEVVTWLETMQLSEYVDSFLKNDIRGKELLTLGRRDLKDLGVVKVGHVKRILQAIKDLSEN
- the LOC120452160 gene encoding diacylglycerol kinase eta isoform X5, which produces MAHLKLDTLHVQRSPRGSRRSSPSSGRSSACSSGSLSPVPIIPIISISHDGDESESESEIETEPARLFQRRMSTKCTSNLTAIIKEGFLLKHTWSFQRWRRRYFRLKRNMLFYAKDEKCDVFDDIDLSDLCYFECGIKNVNHSFQIITPTRSLVLCAESRREMEDWLGSLKTATAPQRPRGDSFLIEQHDILSNHHHWYATSHARPTYCNVCRDALSGVTSHGLSCEVCKCKVHKRCAAKSIANCKWTTLASVGKDIIEQADGIIMPHQWMEGNLPVSSMCAVCKKTCGSVLRLQDWRCLWCRATVHVACRPQMAVACPIGPAKLSVVPPTSVHSISTDDAWDVASPKGNFSPLLVFVNSKSGDNQGVKFLRRFKQLLNPAQVFDLISTGPSLGLRLFRHFEMFRILVCSGDGSVGWVLSEIDRFNMHKQCQVAVMPLGTGNDLARVLGWGSSCDDDTHLPQILERYESASTKMLDRWSIMVFEKAIPVPKTPKMSISTEQEAMLTGMVTSANHHLRFIVETSDTQTLISSTRNLCDTVDDLVCRISEHHKDDEQLAVKCEILRQKLNMLLDALQEEEMGAHSGDDLIATIRSLIARSIPVTPGSSAYLLNPNISIEKTEKDQINTKERRNSRSLRSSEKEALQCRANSVKRAIYNVVEHSEPGRPKRYQRKLSITPFEALKLPTTASGESSPCTSPLPIIPPINIISPTMETSRLTCISPLPDTRRDSVDENFFNSINLPAPRQFADSRRSSGVEVIQEIEEGANGETMYRRCRMSLTGGANIDDAGNRLSPCSDGGENTPTERKVDFLRVPIHTGEPIVDPLCDYRPHEVFERTYYMTREMDKDKEKDKENDKTVEIDKEKDNCVAKEDSIPAERLVHTCNLQEQSSSDDLGGEASDILSAISNEECSVASEIFDKQDAGQTVGDIIQNMDASNFTHIDSPETSDETEAMPGESIMDDISSVLGHDITYALQDNTLTDDTTTLCSEHAGPPKPPRKKSLSALSRTQAHPRRRNSSPPRIARLARMDSDDNPQQFGFENIVFEIDNRCDDQKMREPPRYCSLAQFVEGNDIARQSFKRPKKRISLKKPKPTTTTEIVSQQQLMIEQQQRDGDNDTEYPEQQQTPTNKGPNLLATTSEDELSAQTAIKIEIHDIDATVRNINSSMKPNTILTTSTSPTKKSGHGQDVKRITFDESCKKESFDDVNPNYPQISVVVRPPTPLRGDSIKPTASLMPVSSGGAMAVSMNCSGMLGVRAMNASEIRRHSSHAPGLAVREFDKDKDRRHSGFNPNQLTLDPEHARFLSSSPAASRRISCGSLFKPNEALPNLQTLKGSKSSLFMGSTLFGFDHLASAEKDRDEKGGKDKDKTPTEETNRKLPIINPLVRLPNWPNLANGGGFISKCLLANADTLCAAVSPLMDPDETLLAGYHEKCVMNNYFGIGIDAKISLDFHNKREEHPEKCRSRARNYMWYGVLGSKQLLQKTCKNLEQRVQLECDGQRIPLPELQGIVILNIPSFMGGTNFWGSSKKDDIFLPPSFDDRVLEVVAVFGSVQMAASRLINLQHHRIAQCQSVQINILGDEEIPIQVDGEAWLQPPGMIRILHKNRVQMLCRNRSLELSLKSWQEKQRQHSISIQRDASSTASEHANSTDEVISERECYVLLNFIEAVSSLVKWVKFLIISHPALQHDLYEVACRASEALESIHPQGKLLEGPSLRTKLVEVIDSSRQLYDDACTLLRDRGHSLILREDLETKLSAALANMEMELKKCSVQKCIDGKLRAYFNVLAPNEESDGRRKSRPFWVRLRSGSTAGQQAFKPPLTNTREAASNWSVNEVVTWLETMQLSEYVDSFLKNDIRGKELLTLGRRDLKDLGVVKVGHVKRILQAIKDLSEN